In Halostagnicola kamekurae, a single genomic region encodes these proteins:
- a CDS encoding tyrosine-type recombinase/integrase: MSLEPIDPEIALELYLTDKEAELAESSIQSHRYRLKHFLRWCEMEDIDNFNDLTGRMIQQYRLWRRDDVDLSVASEKTQMDTLRVFIRWAESIDAVEQDLSTKVRSPSMTPKQNTRDEMLETEEAEAVLSYLAKYDYASREHVTVALMWHTMMRVSSVNALDVDGYNPSEQYIEIPHRPETDTPIKNKKDGKRLVALSDDICMLLDDWIEEKRPNVTDDFGREPLVATRKGRANKTTLRKYSIRRPDRVSVERSVLKIWIQRSARLLSTTRRRSGVL, translated from the coding sequence ATGAGTCTCGAACCAATCGATCCGGAGATAGCCCTCGAGCTGTACCTCACGGACAAGGAAGCCGAACTCGCAGAGAGTTCGATTCAGTCGCACAGGTACCGCCTCAAGCATTTCCTGCGCTGGTGCGAGATGGAAGACATCGACAACTTCAACGACCTCACCGGTCGCATGATCCAGCAATACCGCCTCTGGCGGCGCGACGACGTTGACCTCTCCGTCGCCAGCGAGAAGACCCAGATGGACACGCTGCGTGTGTTCATCCGCTGGGCAGAGTCGATTGACGCCGTCGAGCAGGACCTCTCGACGAAGGTCCGTTCGCCATCGATGACGCCAAAACAAAACACCCGTGACGAGATGCTGGAGACCGAAGAAGCTGAAGCGGTTCTCTCGTACCTTGCCAAGTACGACTACGCATCCCGTGAACACGTTACCGTCGCGCTGATGTGGCATACGATGATGCGTGTCAGCAGTGTCAACGCCCTCGACGTCGACGGCTACAATCCCAGCGAGCAGTACATCGAGATCCCCCACCGCCCAGAGACGGACACGCCGATCAAGAACAAGAAAGACGGTAAGCGTTTGGTCGCGTTGTCGGATGACATCTGCATGCTGCTCGACGACTGGATCGAAGAGAAGCGACCGAACGTGACTGACGACTTCGGCCGTGAACCGCTCGTCGCGACGAGGAAGGGGCGTGCGAACAAGACTACGCTTCGAAAGTACTCTATCAGGCGACCCGACCGTGTTTCCGTGGAGCGGAGTGTCCTGAAGATCTGGATCCAGAGGAGTGCGAGGCTGCTGTCAACGACCAGGAGGCGTTCAGGTGTCCTGTAA